Proteins encoded together in one Undibacterium sp. CCC3.4 window:
- the thiE gene encoding thiamine phosphate synthase — protein MYPLRGLYLVTPDWDDTEQLLAVSEQALQGGAQLLQYRHKTAGLAQRREQAAALLRLCRRYGIACIINDHLDLCQELDADGVHVGGTDLAPAQVRAALGPDKIVGASCYGDLALAQQAAAAGVSYLAFGGFYPSRVKQYAVGTPADLVSQAQQRWNLPCVVIGGMTVDNCQPLIARGSAMVAVISSVYSVPDPGAAARSFAALF, from the coding sequence ATGTACCCATTACGCGGTTTGTATCTGGTCACCCCCGATTGGGACGATACCGAACAATTGCTCGCCGTGAGCGAGCAGGCTTTGCAAGGCGGCGCGCAGCTTTTACAGTATCGCCACAAAACCGCCGGTCTGGCGCAGCGGCGCGAGCAAGCTGCGGCCTTGTTGCGCTTATGCAGACGTTACGGCATAGCCTGCATCATCAATGATCATCTGGACTTGTGTCAGGAACTCGATGCCGATGGGGTGCATGTCGGTGGCACCGATCTGGCACCGGCGCAGGTGCGCGCGGCACTCGGACCCGATAAAATCGTCGGCGCTTCCTGTTACGGCGATCTGGCGCTGGCGCAGCAGGCCGCGGCAGCCGGGGTCAGCTATCTGGCCTTCGGCGGCTTTTATCCCTCGCGGGTGAAACAGTATGCGGTCGGTACCCCGGCCGACCTCGTTAGCCAGGCGCAACAGCGCTGGAATCTGCCCTGTGTGGTCATAGGCGGCATGACGGTAGATAATTGTCAGCCCTTGATCGCGCGCGGCAGCGCGATGGTGGCCGTGATCAGCAGCGTGTATTCGGTGCCCGACCCGGGTGCCGCCGCGCGCAGCTTCGCCGCCTTGTTTTGA
- the coq7 gene encoding 2-polyprenyl-3-methyl-6-methoxy-1,4-benzoquinone monooxygenase has product MPFARLDRFILTVDRALRTVTAQAHSARPYPAQLCAADQLNDAQQRHSAALMRINHVGEICAQALYDAQSAFSHTPQVAQQLQHSCREEEDHLAWTAERLKELNSHTSFMNPLWYAGAYACGVIAARCGDAASLGFVVETERQVEAHLAGHLHDLPPADLRSRAIVEQMRLDEVAHGAAAAALGASSMPTAVRLAMQAMSKVMTGTAYYI; this is encoded by the coding sequence ATGCCCTTCGCCAGACTAGACCGCTTCATCCTCACTGTAGACCGCGCTTTACGTACCGTGACGGCGCAGGCACACAGTGCGCGGCCCTATCCGGCGCAGCTCTGTGCGGCCGATCAACTAAATGATGCCCAGCAGCGCCACAGCGCGGCGCTGATGCGTATCAATCATGTCGGAGAAATTTGCGCGCAGGCGCTATACGATGCGCAAAGCGCGTTTTCGCACACGCCGCAAGTGGCGCAGCAATTGCAGCATTCGTGTCGGGAAGAAGAAGATCATCTGGCCTGGACGGCGGAACGGCTCAAGGAATTGAATTCGCATACCAGCTTCATGAACCCACTCTGGTATGCCGGGGCCTATGCCTGCGGCGTCATCGCAGCACGCTGCGGCGACGCCGCCAGCTTAGGCTTTGTGGTGGAAACCGAACGTCAAGTCGAAGCCCATTTGGCCGGGCATTTGCACGACTTGCCGCCAGCAGACCTGCGCTCGCGCGCGATTGTCGAGCAAATGCGCCTCGATGAAGTAGCCCATGGTGCGGCGGCGGCGGCGCTCGGTGCCAGCAGCATGCCGACAGCCGTGCGCTTGGCGATGCAGGCGATGTCGAAAGTGATGACCGGCACCGCTTATTACATTTAA
- a CDS encoding porin, translated as MNKSLIALAVLSACAATASAQSSVTVYGIIDAATMYNTNQTATGGSKVTLDAGQLLTSRWGFKGSEDLGGGMKAIFNLEGTLANDTGVGGAGFGGNSFTQGGNGTSLFDRLAWVGLSGNFGTVTMGRNNILGVDSVGLADPISLAHAGSNPNVMFSALNAGSLFGGFGTNQGGTALRQNNSIKYVSPFQNMSGFGAAAMYGFGEKAGDTGASSYAGLSGFFTDGVNGAALSYAKLKDVTGTSELAGWAAGLKYMVVPGVTLRATYSHNKIDGAILIPVSATLALNADKRKIAVTGLGVDYAFTPQATITGAYYGTKRSGDMNGLLDGKADQYIVLGKYALSKRTIAYASLTYAKAGSSNAQDTALSLGIIAAGNSSATRTALGVLHSF; from the coding sequence ATGAACAAATCACTTATCGCCTTGGCTGTACTGAGCGCTTGTGCAGCCACTGCATCGGCTCAATCGAGTGTTACCGTCTATGGCATCATCGATGCGGCAACGATGTACAACACCAATCAAACCGCGACCGGCGGCAGCAAGGTCACGCTCGATGCCGGTCAGTTGCTGACTTCGCGTTGGGGCTTCAAAGGCAGCGAAGATCTTGGCGGCGGCATGAAAGCCATTTTCAATTTGGAAGGCACGCTGGCCAATGATACCGGCGTAGGCGGTGCTGGTTTCGGTGGTAATTCGTTTACTCAAGGCGGCAACGGCACATCCTTGTTCGATCGCCTCGCCTGGGTTGGTTTGTCGGGCAACTTCGGTACGGTGACCATGGGTCGCAACAATATTCTCGGCGTGGATTCGGTCGGTTTGGCCGATCCGATCAGCCTGGCGCATGCCGGCAGCAACCCGAACGTGATGTTTAGTGCCTTGAATGCCGGTTCCTTGTTCGGGGGCTTCGGTACTAACCAAGGCGGCACGGCTTTGCGTCAAAATAATTCGATCAAATACGTTTCTCCATTCCAAAACATGTCCGGCTTCGGTGCCGCCGCCATGTATGGCTTCGGTGAAAAAGCCGGCGATACCGGTGCCAGCAGCTATGCCGGTTTGTCCGGTTTCTTCACCGATGGCGTCAATGGCGCGGCCTTGTCGTATGCTAAGCTGAAAGACGTCACCGGTACTTCGGAGTTGGCTGGTTGGGCTGCTGGTTTGAAATACATGGTGGTGCCGGGTGTTACTTTGCGCGCAACCTATTCGCACAACAAAATCGACGGTGCCATTCTGATTCCGGTCAGCGCAACCCTGGCTTTGAATGCCGATAAACGTAAGATCGCCGTCACCGGCCTGGGGGTTGATTACGCTTTCACGCCGCAAGCAACGATTACCGGCGCTTACTACGGCACCAAACGGTCGGGCGACATGAACGGTTTGCTTGATGGCAAAGCAGACCAATACATCGTGCTCGGCAAGTATGCTCTGAGCAAACGCACCATCGCCTATGCATCCTTAACCTACGCTAAAGCCGGTTCGAGCAATGCGCAAGACACGGCCTTGTCACTCGGTATCATTGCCGCTGGAAATAGTTCTGCCACCCGTACAGCACTTGGTGTTTTGCATTCATTCTAA
- the ruvB gene encoding Holliday junction branch migration DNA helicase RuvB yields the protein MSIQTENLFSEVSETRIIAATPSSSTEEAVERALRPKQLDEYVGQEKIRAQLEIFITAARQRGEALDHTLLFGPPGLGKTTLAHIIAREMGVSLRQTSGPVLERAGDLAALLTNLEANDVLFIDEIHRLSPVVEEILYPALEDYQIDIMIGEGPAARSVKLDLQPFTLVGATTRAGMLTNPLRDRFGIVARLEFYTTEQLTRIVIRSAALLKAPIDQEGAHEIAQRARGTPRIANRLLRRVRDYAEVKGNGAISKAIADAALCMLDVDQVGFDLMDRKLLEAILFKFGGGPVGLDNVAAAIGEERDTIEDVLEPYLIQQGYLQRTPRGRIATALAYSHFGLPPPGGEPPG from the coding sequence ATGAGCATACAAACCGAAAACCTGTTTTCCGAAGTCAGCGAAACCCGCATCATCGCCGCCACCCCCAGCTCATCGACCGAAGAAGCGGTAGAACGCGCGCTGCGACCGAAGCAACTCGATGAATACGTAGGCCAAGAAAAAATCCGCGCCCAGCTGGAAATTTTCATCACCGCCGCGCGCCAGCGCGGCGAAGCGCTCGACCATACCCTGTTGTTCGGTCCGCCTGGGCTAGGCAAAACCACGCTGGCACACATCATCGCGCGCGAGATGGGGGTCAGTCTGCGCCAGACTTCTGGCCCGGTACTCGAGCGCGCCGGCGATCTGGCCGCCCTGCTGACCAATCTGGAAGCCAATGATGTCTTGTTCATCGATGAAATTCACCGGCTCTCCCCGGTAGTCGAAGAAATTCTGTATCCGGCTTTGGAAGACTATCAAATCGATATCATGATCGGCGAAGGACCGGCGGCGCGCTCGGTGAAACTCGATTTGCAACCGTTTACCTTGGTCGGCGCCACCACCCGCGCCGGCATGCTGACCAATCCGCTGCGCGACCGCTTCGGCATCGTCGCTCGCTTGGAATTTTATACCACCGAACAATTGACGCGTATCGTCATCCGCTCGGCCGCCCTGCTCAAAGCACCGATCGATCAAGAGGGTGCGCACGAGATCGCGCAACGCGCACGCGGCACCCCGCGTATCGCCAACCGCTTGTTGCGGCGCGTGCGCGACTATGCCGAAGTCAAAGGCAATGGCGCAATCAGCAAAGCGATCGCCGATGCGGCGCTGTGCATGCTCGATGTCGACCAGGTCGGTTTTGATCTGATGGATAGAAAACTGCTCGAAGCGATTTTGTTCAAATTCGGCGGTGGCCCGGTCGGGCTAGATAATGTCGCCGCGGCCATCGGCGAAGAGCGCGATACCATCGAAGACGTGCTCGAACCCTACCTGATCCAGCAAGGCTACCTGCAGCGCACGCCACGCGGCCGTATCGCCACGGCGCTGGCATACAGCCACTTCGGCCTGCCGCCACCCGGTGGCGAACCGCCCGGCTGA
- a CDS encoding UvrD-helicase domain-containing protein produces the protein MQNLLHNLNPEQLAAVTLPAQSALILAGAGSGKTRVLTTRIAWLIQTGQVSSGGLLAVTFTNKAAKEMLSRLSAMLPINTRGMWVGTFHGLCNRLLRAHHRDAGLPQSFQILDSGDQLSFIKRLLKANNIDDEKFPPKALMYFINGAKDQGLRAAQVDAYDDFNRKMVGLYDLYDAQCQREGVVDFAELLLRTYELLSRHQPLREHYQERFRHVLVDEFQDTNDLQYKWLKLMAGAGTARAAAVFAVGDDDQSIYAFRGANVGNMSAFEREFQVENLIKLEQNYRSHGHILDSANILIANNSKRLGKNLRTDAGHGEPVRIMEASSDIAEANWIVEEAKNLLRDGATRSEIAVLYRSNAQSRVIEHALFTANIPYRVYGGQRYFDRAEIKHAIAYLQLMDNPHNDSAFMRVVNFPARGIGARSIEQLQDAAKIHGASMYAAVPHVGGKAGNSLANFVKLIEGVRFETQHLSLPETVGIVLDVSTLLTHYANEKEGADRIENLQQLVNAATQFVSEEGFGRDAPAFAGPVSVATPLLGNGSADVIIDADAALPTLMSPLSAFLSHASLEAGDNQAQAGQDAMQLMTVHSAKGLEFDAVFITGLEEGLFPHENSAQEASGVEEERRLMYVAITRARQRLYLSFSQTRMLHGQTRYNLRSRFFDELPEESLKWLTPKIQPSWFGNSKKSAWDDNGNEAANRLAQAIQAPAAGHGWRSGQGVSHPKFGEGVIVNIEGSGSNARAHINFGKFGMKLLDLSIAKLEKI, from the coding sequence ATGCAAAATTTACTTCACAATTTAAATCCTGAGCAGCTCGCTGCCGTCACCCTGCCGGCGCAATCGGCGCTGATACTGGCCGGTGCCGGCTCCGGCAAAACCCGCGTGCTGACTACCCGCATCGCTTGGCTGATACAAACCGGGCAAGTTTCCTCGGGTGGCTTGCTGGCCGTGACGTTTACCAATAAAGCCGCGAAAGAAATGCTGTCGCGCTTGTCGGCTATGTTGCCCATCAACACACGCGGCATGTGGGTCGGCACCTTTCATGGCTTGTGCAACCGCTTGTTGCGCGCCCATCATCGCGATGCCGGTTTGCCGCAAAGCTTTCAAATCCTTGATTCCGGTGATCAATTATCATTTATTAAACGTTTGCTTAAAGCAAATAACATCGATGATGAAAAGTTCCCGCCCAAGGCCCTGATGTACTTCATCAATGGCGCCAAAGATCAGGGTTTGCGCGCGGCGCAAGTCGATGCCTATGATGATTTCAATCGCAAGATGGTCGGTTTGTATGACCTCTACGATGCCCAGTGTCAGCGCGAAGGGGTGGTCGATTTTGCCGAATTGTTGTTGCGCACCTATGAATTGCTCAGTCGTCACCAGCCGTTGCGCGAACATTATCAAGAGCGTTTCCGTCATGTGTTGGTCGACGAGTTTCAAGATACCAATGATTTGCAATACAAATGGCTCAAGCTCATGGCTGGTGCCGGCACGGCACGCGCGGCAGCGGTGTTTGCCGTTGGCGACGATGATCAAAGTATTTATGCCTTCCGCGGCGCTAACGTTGGCAATATGTCGGCGTTCGAGCGCGAATTTCAGGTGGAAAATCTGATCAAACTGGAACAAAACTACCGTTCCCATGGTCATATTCTCGACAGTGCAAATATTCTCATCGCCAATAACAGTAAGCGTCTCGGGAAAAATCTGCGTACCGATGCCGGGCACGGCGAACCGGTGCGGATTATGGAAGCGAGCAGCGATATCGCCGAAGCCAATTGGATCGTCGAAGAAGCGAAAAATTTACTTCGCGACGGCGCAACGCGCAGCGAAATCGCGGTCTTGTACCGTTCCAATGCGCAGTCACGCGTGATTGAACATGCCTTGTTTACGGCCAATATTCCGTATCGTGTGTATGGGGGGCAGCGCTATTTTGATCGTGCCGAAATCAAACACGCGATCGCCTATTTGCAATTGATGGATAACCCGCACAATGACTCGGCTTTCATGCGCGTGGTGAATTTTCCCGCCCGTGGCATCGGTGCTCGCTCTATCGAGCAACTGCAAGACGCGGCGAAAATTCACGGTGCCTCGATGTATGCGGCAGTCCCTCATGTAGGCGGTAAAGCCGGCAACTCGCTGGCTAATTTTGTGAAACTGATAGAAGGCGTGCGCTTCGAAACGCAGCATTTGTCTTTGCCTGAGACGGTCGGCATTGTGCTCGATGTCAGCACTTTGCTGACGCACTATGCGAATGAAAAAGAAGGTGCCGATAGAATTGAAAATTTGCAGCAACTTGTCAATGCCGCGACCCAATTTGTTTCGGAAGAAGGCTTCGGGCGTGATGCCCCGGCCTTTGCCGGTCCGGTCAGCGTCGCTACGCCTTTATTGGGCAATGGCAGCGCCGATGTGATCATCGATGCCGATGCGGCCTTGCCGACCTTGATGTCGCCGTTGTCGGCATTTTTGTCGCATGCCTCGCTGGAAGCCGGGGATAACCAGGCGCAGGCCGGACAAGATGCGATGCAATTGATGACCGTGCACTCGGCCAAGGGTTTGGAGTTTGATGCGGTATTCATTACCGGTCTGGAAGAGGGTTTGTTCCCGCATGAAAACAGTGCGCAAGAGGCCAGCGGCGTGGAAGAAGAGCGGCGTCTGATGTATGTCGCCATCACGCGCGCACGCCAACGTTTGTACTTGAGTTTTTCGCAAACGCGCATGTTGCATGGCCAAACACGCTACAACCTGCGCTCACGCTTTTTCGACGAGTTGCCGGAAGAATCATTGAAGTGGTTGACCCCGAAAATTCAGCCCTCTTGGTTCGGTAACAGCAAGAAGTCGGCGTGGGATGACAATGGTAATGAGGCGGCCAACCGGCTGGCCCAAGCCATACAGGCACCGGCCGCCGGACATGGCTGGCGCAGCGGTCAGGGTGTGTCACATCCGAAATTTGGCGAGGGTGTGATCGTGAATATAGAGGGCAGCGGCAGCAATGCACGGGCCCACATTAATTTTGGAAAATTCGGCATGAAGTTGCTCGACCTGAGCATTGCCAAACTCGAGAAAATATAG
- the ruvC gene encoding crossover junction endodeoxyribonuclease RuvC — translation MKILGIDPGLRTTGFGLIEQHGSKLSYIASGTIKTADGTLPERLKTILAGVSEIVRTYRPDTAAIEKVFVNVNPQSTLLLGQARGAAICALVSADLCVAEYTALQVKKGVVGQGRASKEQVQEMVKRLLLLSGTPGSDAADALAVAICHAHSGEALAILAAFAPELAKKGVRVKAGRLIG, via the coding sequence ATGAAAATTCTCGGCATCGATCCCGGCTTACGTACCACCGGCTTCGGACTCATCGAACAGCATGGCAGCAAACTCAGTTACATTGCTTCCGGCACGATCAAAACCGCCGACGGCACGCTGCCGGAACGTTTGAAAACCATCTTGGCCGGCGTCTCTGAAATCGTACGCACTTACCGGCCCGATACCGCCGCCATCGAAAAAGTCTTCGTCAATGTCAATCCACAATCGACCCTGTTGCTCGGCCAAGCTCGTGGCGCGGCGATTTGCGCGCTGGTATCAGCCGACCTGTGTGTAGCCGAATACACGGCCTTGCAAGTCAAGAAAGGCGTGGTCGGTCAGGGCCGCGCCAGTAAAGAGCAAGTGCAGGAAATGGTGAAACGCCTGTTGCTGCTCTCCGGTACCCCCGGCAGCGATGCCGCCGATGCGCTGGCAGTGGCGATTTGTCATGCCCACAGTGGTGAAGCGCTGGCGATACTCGCCGCCTTTGCACCGGAATTGGCAAAAAAAGGCGTGCGCGTCAAAGCCGGCCGTTTGATCGGATAA
- a CDS encoding putative Na+/H+ antiporter, translating into MVTEQLLQYIGAGLFGLAVLHTFSTKYFLHLAHRSSRHAGLWHLLGEVEVVFGFWAFVLVGFIALLSNQAQAIEYLEGQNFTEPLFVFVILVMAGTRPVLWAVQQLVSRIAIVLPVQTQLSSYFLCLTLVPLLGSFITEPAAMTLAALMLRQRFYTKDISNRMKYLTLGVLFVNVSIGGVLTPFAAPPVLMVAEKWGWDMAFMSSTFGWKAACAVFVNGLLATLWFQRDLLRLPTPAADEPGSAVPLTVVAIHFGFLAATVWFAHYPVMFLGLFLLFLGFTNAYQRFQDSLMLREGLLVAFFLAGLVVLGGMQQWWLQPILAGLNQTVLFFGALSLTAVTDNAALTYLGSLVEGLSDGAKYALVAGAVSGGGLTVIANAPNPAGYAILKDCFDEQAISPLGLLLAALVPTAVAAFFFIIF; encoded by the coding sequence ATGGTAACAGAGCAATTGCTGCAATACATAGGTGCCGGTTTATTCGGACTGGCAGTGCTGCACACTTTTTCGACCAAATATTTTCTCCACCTCGCGCACCGTTCCTCGCGCCACGCCGGGCTCTGGCATTTGCTCGGCGAAGTGGAAGTGGTGTTCGGCTTTTGGGCCTTCGTACTGGTCGGCTTCATCGCCTTGTTATCGAATCAGGCGCAGGCGATTGAGTATCTGGAAGGGCAGAATTTTACCGAACCCTTGTTTGTGTTCGTGATTCTGGTGATGGCCGGCACGCGTCCGGTATTGTGGGCGGTGCAGCAACTGGTGTCGCGGATCGCTATCGTCTTGCCAGTGCAAACGCAATTATCGAGTTATTTTCTGTGTCTGACCCTGGTACCCTTGCTCGGCTCCTTCATCACCGAGCCGGCGGCGATGACCTTGGCGGCGCTGATGTTGCGCCAACGCTTTTACACCAAAGATATTTCCAACCGCATGAAATACCTGACGCTAGGCGTTTTGTTCGTCAATGTCTCCATCGGCGGCGTGTTGACACCGTTCGCCGCACCACCGGTCTTGATGGTGGCGGAAAAATGGGGCTGGGATATGGCTTTCATGAGCAGCACCTTCGGTTGGAAAGCCGCTTGTGCCGTGTTCGTCAATGGTTTGCTCGCCACGCTGTGGTTCCAGCGTGACTTGCTGCGCCTGCCAACACCCGCAGCCGATGAGCCGGGTAGTGCCGTACCCTTGACGGTGGTGGCGATTCACTTCGGCTTCCTGGCCGCGACCGTGTGGTTCGCCCATTACCCAGTGATGTTTCTCGGTTTGTTTTTACTGTTCCTCGGCTTTACCAATGCCTATCAACGCTTTCAAGATAGCTTGATGCTGCGCGAAGGCTTGCTGGTGGCGTTTTTTCTGGCTGGTTTGGTGGTGTTGGGCGGTATGCAACAGTGGTGGTTGCAACCGATTTTGGCCGGCCTCAATCAGACCGTGCTGTTTTTTGGTGCCCTCTCGCTCACGGCAGTGACCGATAATGCCGCACTGACTTACCTAGGCTCACTGGTCGAGGGGCTTTCGGACGGTGCCAAATACGCCTTGGTAGCCGGTGCCGTCAGCGGCGGCGGCTTGACCGTGATCGCCAATGCGCCGAATCCGGCCGGCTATGCGATTTTAAAAGACTGCTTCGATGAACAAGCGATCAGCCCCTTGGGCTTATTACTGGCTGCGCTGGTGCCGACCGCCGTCGCGGCGTTCTTTTTTATTATCTTTTAA
- the ruvA gene encoding Holliday junction branch migration protein RuvA gives MIGRIAGILLEKNPPQLLIDCHGVGYEVDVPMSTFYNLPPNGEKVTLLTHLAIREDAHVLFGFGSAEERTTFRQLIKISGVGARMALAILSGMSVADLAQAISLQEAGRLTRVPGIGKKTAERLLLELKGKLGADLFSKPSGSAGDHSPDILNALLALGYSDKEATLAMKSVTAGSGVSDGIKLALKALSKA, from the coding sequence ATGATAGGTCGCATCGCAGGCATCCTGCTCGAAAAAAATCCGCCGCAATTGCTGATCGATTGTCATGGTGTCGGCTATGAAGTCGATGTTCCCATGAGTACCTTTTACAATCTGCCACCCAATGGTGAGAAAGTCACGCTGCTGACCCATCTGGCGATCCGCGAAGATGCCCACGTGCTGTTCGGTTTCGGCAGCGCCGAAGAACGCACCACCTTCCGCCAATTGATCAAGATCAGCGGCGTCGGTGCGCGCATGGCGCTGGCGATTTTATCGGGCATGTCGGTGGCCGACTTGGCGCAAGCGATTAGCCTGCAAGAAGCCGGGCGCTTGACGCGTGTGCCTGGTATCGGCAAAAAAACCGCCGAACGTCTGCTGCTCGAACTCAAAGGCAAGCTCGGTGCCGACCTCTTCAGCAAACCGAGCGGCAGCGCCGGCGACCACAGCCCCGATATTCTCAATGCCCTGCTGGCACTCGGGTATTCCGACAAAGAAGCGACGCTGGCGATGAAGTCGGTCACGGCCGGCAGCGGCGTGTCAGACGGCATCAAACTCGCGCTCAAAGCGCTCTCGAAAGCGTGA
- a CDS encoding porin: protein MKKTLIALSVLAAISGAAQAQSNVTVYGVLDMALQGENNGGNGAGKTFSLDSGVQSGSRLGFKGSEDLGNGLKANFKLEMGVNADTGASAQGGLAFGRAAWVGLSGNFGAVQLGRQNKPMFDAVDSIDPFSTGIIGGTAHQSTSATGLGNLFFATNPRSTNTINYTTTNLSGFTGSAAYTFGEAAGDATKGRGIGASGSYAAGPLYATVAYHAEDVAAVGVANNVIKHVFAGATYDFVVAKAAASYGKVSSDDNKTAYKLWSLGVTVPVSAAGAVVASVTGVKNDVVTTANKSTQLALGYTHSLSKRTNVYTSVSRVANDAGVNAGGLASGLGLTDSMVNVGIRHAF from the coding sequence ATGAAAAAAACACTGATCGCTTTGTCCGTTCTGGCTGCCATCTCAGGTGCCGCTCAAGCCCAATCCAACGTGACCGTGTACGGTGTACTGGACATGGCTTTGCAAGGTGAAAACAACGGCGGCAACGGTGCCGGCAAAACTTTCTCGCTCGATAGCGGTGTGCAATCGGGTTCGCGTCTCGGTTTCAAAGGTTCCGAAGATCTGGGCAACGGTTTGAAAGCAAATTTCAAATTGGAAATGGGCGTCAATGCTGACACAGGTGCTTCCGCTCAAGGCGGTCTGGCATTCGGTCGCGCTGCTTGGGTTGGTTTGTCCGGTAACTTCGGTGCCGTACAACTCGGTCGTCAAAACAAGCCTATGTTTGATGCAGTCGATTCCATCGACCCGTTCAGCACAGGTATCATCGGCGGCACTGCGCATCAAAGCACCAGCGCAACCGGCTTGGGTAACTTGTTCTTCGCAACCAACCCACGTTCGACTAACACCATCAACTACACGACAACTAACCTGAGCGGTTTCACAGGTTCGGCTGCTTACACTTTCGGCGAAGCCGCTGGTGATGCAACTAAAGGCCGCGGTATCGGTGCTTCCGGTTCGTACGCAGCGGGTCCTTTGTACGCTACTGTTGCTTACCATGCTGAAGATGTTGCTGCAGTTGGCGTCGCCAACAATGTAATCAAGCATGTTTTCGCCGGTGCAACTTATGACTTCGTTGTCGCCAAAGCTGCTGCTTCCTACGGTAAAGTTTCTTCTGACGACAACAAAACAGCCTACAAACTGTGGAGCTTGGGCGTCACAGTACCAGTCAGCGCAGCCGGTGCGGTTGTTGCTTCGGTTACTGGCGTAAAGAACGATGTTGTGACTACAGCCAACAAGAGCACACAATTGGCTCTCGGTTACACACATTCTTTGTCGAAGCGTACTAATGTCTACACATCCGTTTCGCGCGTAGCGAACGATGCTGGCGTCAATGCCGGCGGTCTGGCATCTGGCTTGGGCTTGACTGATTCGATGGTCAACGTCGGTATCCGTCACGCATTCTAA